The sequence agacatggagtgaagtcacatgatgaataaactaaaaaaaaaataataataataataatggtattcTTCATTtacttaattgtgtatttatcgACTAATGTGccgattacatttttaccagtttaagatgatttctgaaatggtcatttttttaaatggaaataaaagaaaaactttcaaagtgtgagtattgtgatttttatttatgtttaccgggatatttatacttctaaataatgcaggaagattgtgcgtCACCGATTATAGTATTCAATTACacgacgagttaaaaactgtaaagttcatctctctatagaggcagaatcggCAGACGTCTTCTTcacccaccctgtaccagtagattcgctggtgcctaAGCGAGCTCTGCACttatgtgacgtgcatttttaaagagggaaatcagagaatcagctgcaagacagctgccttgtaagaatggtctcaaaataataggtttaccccgagtggctggagtctcgattgaggttgatatttatgataacttgtgaaagttagtaaaccgagtgcgaaggttgttgccagttactgcgaaaaatgcgtGCATTTTAGCCTTAGGGGGAACGGTGGTCTTACTAGTATTGGTTGCTGAGACATGGACTGGAATAGAAGCAAGAGGTACACTGCAGAGCGATACTGTAACTGATAATCTGGAAAAGTTGCAGTCAATGCTACAGAGACTGAAATCCCTATTGATTTGATTGAGTATACTGTTCGTCAGGGCAGAGAAAAACATGGATTTGGTCGTTTAGAGTAGTATgttagtaaaatataaataaaacgcCAAGCACAAATAGCAcagtgcaggtacagtacagtgaaagAGCTGGTCACCTTGACCGATATCCAGAGCACCAAAATCAGACACGGGACTCGCAACATATAGGCTTCAATAGCTCAATCAAgaagtaatttaaaacaaagtttcttAAAATTATTTGTGCAAGCAGTTCTGCAGATATTGCATAGCCTTCATTAGTGAAACTAATCACAAGCCAGAATGCTTGCAAAACTAGGTCATTATAAACTGTATTCTAAGGACTTCACACTCCAGCTTGCAACAAGACTGAGTGAATCTCATGAtagcttaaaaaaattaattgagtTAATCCTGTAGGAACTTGATACTATTTCTGGAACTTAGTTTTCTGATATTTCCATTTGTGTACACTTGCAGGTATTGGGAGAGGCACTGTGCAGCTTGAaggatagtaataataataataataatattttatatagcacttttcatagtagaccaccatcacaaagcgctttacaagatacaagactaggtgtgtgtgaactatgcatcagctgcagagtcacttacaacaaagtctcacccgaaagacggagcacaaggaggttaagtgacttgctcagggtcagtggctgagctgggatttgaacctgggaacagggttacaagccagtttctttaaccactggaccacactgcctccaatggattttgcttgtatttttttctcttccatTAAAACCAATGAAAGTGATGATACAAGCAGTTTAAAAGTTGCAGGCTCAACAGCCCTGGAGACTGAACCTCTCTATTTACCCAAGCTTCTAGCAGACAGGGCCTGCCACCTTTTTGACTATCTTCAGTGCTGTTAGTGTCTATTTTCATGCAAAACACGGTCCCTCTGACAGAAAGAACCAATTAGTGTcaacaatataaataacattttaaacatttgccCTTTTCTGGGGCGACATCTAAATAGCTTTTTTTCTAATCCGCTTTAAACATGGACTAGCTTAtttcattagtattattattattattattattatttttttttttaaaggccactTTGAATGCAGGTGGCACATGTGTGCAAGTTCCGAGATACTGGCAGCATAGCAAAAAACGATGGTTGCATACGGTAAGTGTTTGACCTACACCTGCACCTGGACCCTTAGTGGTTTGCTAAAACGTTTAGGTTAGCATATTCACACAGCAACCTTGCAGTATGCACCCTGAGTAAACAGCCTCTTCATATGTATCACAATCTGCTATGGAAGACTGTTTTCATCAGAACATTaatttaagaattattattattattgattctgtatgttaaataaacaatttaggCCCATGTTCTATAATTAAATACACTATACAGAAATCTGCTTTTTCATATGAACGTCTGTATTCAGACGCTATTacataatactgtacaaaaaaaacaattcaactaAACATCACTTTACAACACAATCAATCCTGCACAATCAATCTCCGATTTACTTACAACTGCACTATTGCCATTGACTCACTACATCAACTAAACAAAACCCTAGTGTGAAACATATCACGTACAATATCATGTATTGTGATATTATTATGTTTCACCACTAGGGGGCACCAACTGCAAACTTCAGATAATATTGGCCAAACACCTGACAAAATGTACCTTTAGATGTCAAGCATTTTTCATCCAGGACTAATTTATCTCTTTACAGTGATGAAAATTCATACTTTGTACAGTACCTCCTCTTCCCTTGgtgtatttttatctttttttttaatgtgcctgATATCAAGGTGCAAGTGATATCTTGGAAGCAAAAAGGACTACAGAAAAACAATGACTGACTTGTGAGaatgctgctgtatttttatgtattaaacGTGTTTTAAATGCCTTTGTTATTACAACTTGAATCTGTTACTACTGTAGAAGCTAGAGCTGGGACACAGTCAAACAaatactgcttgaaatgtattcagaagTAAAAAGACAATAAGATTACatgcaaagaaatacaaattaaataaacaaataaacatcagAAATGAGTAACACAGACATAGTTTCTCTCCCAATAAATTTATTTACCGTAATATGATACTAATTTGACATTTTTCATcttgtttaaaatgaaggaaATTGTAATATTCAACTGGATTTCAAaagatataaaatgaaaaacatacatgtGTCCCTAAAGCATGATTCACACCTGACTAAAAATCAGGCATCCTCAGACTTGGTAAAATCAAAATGGAATGCGATGCTGTGGCCAGAGAAGCCGCTTTTGTGCATTATTTATAAACAGTGAACCGggtgtaaataactaatttcgTTGTGCCTTCTATACAGATCTTCAAAATGCACCGTTCAAAGTCACCAATTATGTTTTGAATTTACACCCCATCCCCAGTTTGGTTACGCCCCACCGTTGCGCTTTACTGAGCTGTAGAATCTCAGTAAAGATCGTACCGATTTTAACATTCTTATTATGGTGTATtgtgaaggctggtattgctttgaggcgaatacaATGGAAATGCTTCTATCAATTCTAAGATAACATTGACATGGTTGATTCAcacaggagtaaaaagacacGGGACGTCTgagaaataaactaaaaaaaatgtaaaaaagcaacaGACTGTACCCTTATAATTTGTTGCACGGTAATACCATGGTTTGCTATGATTTTATTCCTCTATGAGCTTTACAATGGTGAACACTTAGAAGGTTTAATAATAGAGAAAGTGAAAAAATGGAGAATGAACAACATATAAAGCAAgcttgcagaagtaaaaaaaaaggttgctgtTTATTAATTATAGAAACTCCAGGTACGCTTTATCAAACCAACCCTGCAGAGATGTGTGTGCAAATTAGGAATAAtccattgaaaataaataccactgATGAGTACATTTCAGATAACCCTACCACTAAACAGCAAAGATTACAAACGCGCAGCAGACTGTGTCTGCTCATACCAGCTCATTTAGCTTTTTACACCCCGCCCAGTTCTCTGTTACCTCATCCATGATTCTAATCTCCCACAACTAATATTGAGCTTGTTAGACACAGTTGGTTTTATGCTTTCAGGGACCTTTACAGGCTACTGTAGATCTGTCTGCTGCAGTATACTGAAGGGCACTCATTACCAGGAAGAAGTCCTCTACTCTAAATACATTCTGCCACACATTCTAGCAGGGTGCGGTCTGTATGGGTAACCAGCGATGGAAACCAGGGACATTGAACTTCCAGATTGCTTAAATTAGGACATATATAGTAATAgaataaaattgattaaaaaaaatatataaaatatatatatatatatatatatatatatatatatatatatattattaactttGTCTGGCCAATAATGAGAACAGGCAGCAAATCCTGCACAACTAAGCACTACATTCTGAAAACAGCCATAGTAGTGTGTGCAGGCAGTCAGCTGGCTTGCACTACAACTACTGGAACTTGATACCAGAGACATTACActgtctgttattttttttgttttttttttttttgttatgatcaATACTACAATTGATACTGCAGGTTTTGCATTTACTGACTTGTTCTGTAGCGTATTCAAGTATTTAATACATGGTCTTTACTTTTTTCTGTAACACCATCTTCCCTGTATGAAGTGTAAATCATACTGTACCAGATACTGCAGTACACACTCCGGCTTGTTAAACTGCGagtcccacaatcatgttcagttttatataCACTACACTAGAATTCCTATGTGCTTActactgtacatttttcaaagacGCGGTGGTTTACATTACTAtagtaaagagaaaaaaaaaacttcaacctTCCTTGAAACCTGTTTGCAACTATGCCATTCTCTATGAATGTAATCTACCCCACTTGCTGTTTTTGATCAATAGTTATGCAACACCTGCAGCGCAAGTCAAGTTATTATACAGCTTATGTGATCTGTTTGCAGAACAGCAATTCTAGTTGAACCCATTACACATCTATCATAACAGGACAACACTAACCTGTTCCAGAGCAGGCTCTGTTTCCAGATTTGAGCTTATGTCTTCTGTACCCTGAAATGAAGCAAAGGCAGCAACTTCCTTCCTGCTGATCTGTGGGCTGCCTGCAGAGGATGCAGTGACCACAGTGTTGGTCTGCCAAACATCTCCTTCAATGGAGGCTGCAGTCTGTTCCTCCCCAAAAGCAGCCCAAGATGTGCTTTTGCTCTGCTCCCCAAAAGCGTTCCATTCAGTATCTTGGCTCCCTGTAGCTAAGCTGAAGTCTGCAAAACTGTCGCTGCTGGGGAAGTCAGCAAACTCACTTTCTTTTGGTTCTGGGGTAGAATCAAAATCACCAAAGCCTTCTTCGCGGTCGTCTTTCAATTCCTTCCTTGGTGGAAGATCAGCAAACTCATTTTCACTTTTAGAGTCAACAGGCTTATCCAGTGATACAGTCTCTACTTTGGGCTGGTTAAAATCAGCAAAACCCTGCTTGCTGGAATCCCTAACCTCACCAAAATCCCCAAAGTCTTCATCAGAGCTCAGTTCTTCAAACTTGGCAAAATGCTCTTCTGGTTCCTCTGGATTGAAGCTCGAGGACGGCACATCCTTGGACGTAAGCCAAGATGGCGTGATACTGGTTGTGCTGAAGTCTCCAAAGCCATCTTGGTCATCTGGAGAGTTTGCTTGACAGAAAGAAGCAAAGTCTTCACTCATTGAAACACTGGTGCTAGGGGGTGCAGAGTCTCCCAACTCCCCCTTCTCCCCCACCTCATTGTCCACAGGCTGGTGCTGCTCGGATTCTTTACTGCCCTCCATAGAGGGTAAAACACTGACTTTGCAAACACCTGATTCTAGAGCTCCTGTTTCTTCTTGGCCAATCTGTGCTACAGGCTGACATGTAACTTCTTTGTCCGGATGTACAGTTGCAGCTTCTTTTTGCTGCATTCCACAAGTAACTGGTTTAGATTCCACCACTGTTTCCAAGTGCCCCTCCCCATTGCCAATGCCATCGACAACTAGATCTGACCCAGTGCTGTTAGTGTCTCTAAAGCCTTCAATTTCCAAGCTTACCTCAGCAAGCTCTTCCTCTGGAATGTTCAGttcattaacactgtttgtcaCAAAGCTGTCTGGACAAGTCAGTGTTTTTCCTTCACTTAGGTCCTCTGTGTGTTTCATTGCCTGAATGCAATTATCATAAGCGTCAGCTTTTGGGAAAGCTGAGAAGTCCGCAAATTCATTTGAGGGGATAGAAGCGGAATCTAAACTTAGCTCCTTGCTGATCTCTTTCTGTCCCTTTGAGTTAATTACGTTGGCCTGCTTCCCTGGTATATCAAATGCTGCAAACCCATTTGTTAGAACCTTCGCATCTGGAACTACGGTGCCATTGCAGCTCTGAGTTTGGTGTGGCTTGATTTTCACATCAGTTCTACTGCTGACTGGTGCCATGGACAAATTTGAACTAGTGGCCGATTCAGTCTCGTCCACTGGCCTTTTAACTCCCTCCTTGTCATCAGGGCCATCAATACTGAAGGAGGCAGGTTTAGAGGTTGGAGAGATTTCATTGATGGTGCGGGTTTCTACAAACTGTTTAGAAATCTCTGCAATCAAGCCCCGGTCTTTTCTGACGGTAAGTGAGTcaaaatcttcaaagctgtcaaCTTTGTCAGGCATGAAATGGTTCTGTGGCACAAagtcctctctctctgtgctgaagCCAGTTATGTCAAACTCTCTCAAGCTGACACTGGAGGTGATCCCTGAGAAGCCCCCAAACTCTCCAAATTCATTGTCTTCCTCTTCAGCCCCATCATCCAGAGGGGGTGGGGAAGACGAGTACATCCGGATCACCTCTGGCTCCATGGTCCTGTGGTCCAAGTCACGCCTAGGTAGCAAAAAATCACACGATTAATATCTAGGTTTGGAATGCTCATAGTAACagttgtttaaaagtaaaaaacttaataaaaacaaatgtcagtAATATAGCACCCCTGTGGAATAACTTCCTGTGttgatacatgtaaaaatgtatgttacaattaaaaaaacaaacagacagacacttaTTCACTCCCATATATCCCCAGACTAACGCTCTACATAACTTATCcctaaaaaaacattaatctttGCATTTCTCTCAGAAAGCATAATGTAGGCCTATTTCAAATTATGACATTTAAATTCACCCCATTTCAACAAAGGCAATGTTATATTGTGCAGACCAAGTGAAAACAATGAGCTTTTATAAAAAGGGgggcttattctttaaataaaatgccaCCCCCAAGTTAACTATTGTATAAGCTTACTAGCagccattataataataatacattactgaCAGTGTTTTTTTATACAGCAAAGCCTACTGGGTGCAGCTACTTGAGCAAATAAGTGTTCCTAATAATATGGCCAATCCCTGGAGAAAATCCATTCTGGTTTACCACaagcattccattttttttaacaacagttagttaaattgcattttttgacCAATGgctttcaaatgtaaaaatcCACAATGACTTCCCACGTCCATTTTCTGATATAGGATGTCCCAAAAAGTATTGCACAGTTGTTCACTTGCAACATTTATTGAACTAAAGTTATTAACTTTAATTACCATTACAATTCCATATACTGAGAAATAACTAGGACTTCTACtgtaaataccaaaaaaaaaaaagtcttttccttcttttttttttttttttttttcagtcagtaaATCACCAAAAATAATGCTTGCTAAATTTGCCACACTGGGTGTAAATGTCTTCTAGTCCCAATAATTGGGAATCATGAGGCTTCTTATAAAGACCTTCGCATTTTTCAAAATCAACTCTTGAGTTTATGTGATTTAGTGTACAGTCAACTTAATCAAACAAGAAtagtttatttcatgttttaaaatgtttctatattCTATATGCAGTGGTTAAACAGTAATTTAACTGCAGCCACATCAGCAGCACCTCTGCACAATCCAGTCCGAATCAgtcatttcctttttttgcatTGCAAAGCGATGGCAGATTtttacaagaataaaaataaaggcACTTGCCTTTAGATTGTTGCTTTGACTACAACCACTCCAGCTGGGCAGCCTGTTTAACTGGAATATAACACCCACCATGTCAGGTGCAAAGCAGGTTTGTTCCTGGGAGTGGCTTCATGCTGCCCCAATCTCTCTATAGTTGAGACTTGCCTGCTTAATGAAACAGCCACATCTCTGAAGATGCACTACTGTCAAACAAACTGCATACAAATGAACTGcagaatgtatttaaataaataattaaacagcaagTACCTTCAGTCTCTACAAGATTCTGAGAACCTCCAAAAAATGtgtggaaagtttttttttttttttttttttgttaaatctagcTTTATTTTTGCTCATAGATGCAACTAAACAGATTATCATCAATAAATGCATTTGCCACAATTGTGTTTCTGACAGTCTTC is a genomic window of Polyodon spathula isolate WHYD16114869_AA chromosome 6, ASM1765450v1, whole genome shotgun sequence containing:
- the LOC121317250 gene encoding aftiphilin-like isoform X2, giving the protein MEPEVIRMYSSSPPPLDDGAEEEDNEFGEFGGFSGITSSVSLREFDITGFSTEREDFVPQNHFMPDKVDSFEDFDSLTVRKDRGLIAEISKQFVETRTINEISPTSKPASFSIDGPDDKEGVKRPVDETESATSSNLSMAPVSSRTDVKIKPHQTQSCNGTVVPDAKVLTNGFAAFDIPGKQANVINSKGQKEISKELSLDSASIPSNEFADFSAFPKADAYDNCIQAMKHTEDLSEGKTLTCPDSFVTNSVNELNIPEEELAEVSLEIEGFRDTNSTGSDLVVDGIGNGEGHLETVVESKPVTCGMQQKEAATVHPDKEVTCQPVAQIGQEETGALESGVCKVSVLPSMEGSKESEQHQPVDNEVGEKGELGDSAPPSTSVSMSEDFASFCQANSPDDQDGFGDFSTTSITPSWLTSKDVPSSSFNPEEPEEHFAKFEELSSDEDFGDFGEVRDSSKQGFADFNQPKVETVSLDKPVDSKSENEFADLPPRKELKDDREEGFGDFDSTPEPKESEFADFPSSDSFADFSLATGSQDTEWNAFGEQSKSTSWAAFGEEQTAASIEGDVWQTNTVVTASSAGSPQISRKEVAAFASFQGTEDISSNLETEPALEQASLVSGLELVFQACFPSAPVPSADEEIPSLKVFLEPQAHRLKKAQALAQHGELLEVWPELQDIQDAYGLRYQWGGSHSNKMLLCSLGIDTRNILFTGQKKQPVIVPMYAASLGMLEPTKEPVKPVSAAEKIASIAQTPPVTPEMSTCTQDQIQENLPPVQFDWSSSGLTNPLDGVDPELYELTTSKPESSSTSSHVADAFARLMSTVEKTSTSARKPKTDENLSEEAAKVIASLPDLFFMQAKVLMFPTTLTPLTCSQEHAD
- the LOC121317250 gene encoding aftiphilin-like isoform X1 gives rise to the protein MEPEVIRMYSSSPPPLDDGAEEEDNEFGEFGGFSGITSSVSLREFDITGFSTEREDFVPQNHFMPDKVDSFEDFDSLTVRKDRGLIAEISKQFVETRTINEISPTSKPASFSIDGPDDKEGVKRPVDETESATSSNLSMAPVSSRTDVKIKPHQTQSCNGTVVPDAKVLTNGFAAFDIPGKQANVINSKGQKEISKELSLDSASIPSNEFADFSAFPKADAYDNCIQAMKHTEDLSEGKTLTCPDSFVTNSVNELNIPEEELAEVSLEIEGFRDTNSTGSDLVVDGIGNGEGHLETVVESKPVTCGMQQKEAATVHPDKEVTCQPVAQIGQEETGALESGVCKVSVLPSMEGSKESEQHQPVDNEVGEKGELGDSAPPSTSVSMSEDFASFCQANSPDDQDGFGDFSTTSITPSWLTSKDVPSSSFNPEEPEEHFAKFEELSSDEDFGDFGEVRDSSKQGFADFNQPKVETVSLDKPVDSKSENEFADLPPRKELKDDREEGFGDFDSTPEPKESEFADFPSSDSFADFSLATGSQDTEWNAFGEQSKSTSWAAFGEEQTAASIEGDVWQTNTVVTASSAGSPQISRKEVAAFASFQGTEDISSNLETEPALEQASLVSGLELVFQACFPSAPVPSADEEIPSLKVFLEPQAHRLKKAQALAQHGELLEVWPELQDIQDAYGLRYQWGGSHSNKMLLCSLGIDTRNILFTGQKKQPVIVPMYAASLGMLEPTKEPVKPVSAAEKIASIAQTPPVTPEMSTCTQDQIQENLPPVQFDWSSSGLTNPLDASGGSTLLNLDFFGPVDDTSSSSTTTSIPGVDPELYELTTSKPESSSTSSHVADAFARLMSTVEKTSTSARKPKTDENLSEEAAKVIASLPDLFFMQAKVLMFPTTLTPLTCSQEHAD